A genomic region of Friedmanniella luteola contains the following coding sequences:
- a CDS encoding DUF1972 domain-containing protein, with the protein MSAVASLAGVLDRLPGSRRFTATPRPKTVRILGTHGVPASYGGFETAAENVALFLRDQGWRVVVYCQVPGSGPLREDTWNGLERVLIPVDREGWLGTSQFDWLSISHAAKHRDVCLTFGYNTAVFNTVQRLLGIPNVINMDGIEWSRARWGKLRQAILYTNERIACFVGNHLVADHPVIETYLHTRAPARKVTTVTYGAPTVLDAPTDVPAAHGLTPGEYLTLIARPIPENTILEIVEGFSRRPRGVDLVVLGDYRPEADAYHRAVVDAAGPEVRFVGGIYDPAATAALRFHSLGYVHGHTVGGTNPSLVEALGAGNPVIAHDNAYNRWVAGDAALYFSAAEDVDARVEELVGSPGTAARLGAAARARHASEFTWEHVAGQYEQLLLPYLGDDAVPAVSVGMTDRHETGGMPVVQTAGATGSEQS; encoded by the coding sequence GTGAGCGCCGTCGCCAGCCTCGCCGGCGTGCTGGACCGGCTGCCCGGCAGCCGCCGGTTCACCGCCACCCCCCGCCCGAAGACGGTGCGGATCCTCGGCACCCACGGCGTGCCGGCGAGCTACGGCGGGTTCGAGACCGCCGCGGAGAACGTCGCCCTGTTCCTGCGCGACCAGGGCTGGCGGGTGGTCGTGTACTGCCAGGTGCCCGGTTCCGGCCCGCTGCGCGAGGACACCTGGAACGGGCTGGAGCGGGTGCTCATCCCCGTCGACCGCGAGGGCTGGCTGGGGACGTCGCAGTTCGACTGGCTGTCGATCAGCCACGCGGCGAAGCACCGCGACGTCTGCCTGACGTTCGGCTACAACACCGCCGTCTTCAACACCGTCCAGCGGCTGCTGGGGATCCCGAACGTCATCAACATGGACGGCATCGAGTGGTCGCGGGCGCGCTGGGGCAAACTGCGCCAGGCCATCCTCTACACCAACGAGCGGATCGCCTGCTTCGTCGGCAACCACCTGGTCGCCGACCACCCGGTGATCGAGACCTACCTGCACACCCGGGCGCCGGCGCGGAAGGTCACCACCGTCACCTACGGCGCCCCGACCGTCCTCGACGCGCCGACCGACGTCCCGGCGGCCCACGGGCTCACCCCTGGGGAGTACCTGACGCTGATCGCGCGGCCCATCCCCGAGAACACCATCCTCGAGATCGTCGAGGGCTTCTCCCGCCGGCCGCGGGGCGTCGACCTCGTGGTGCTGGGCGACTACCGGCCCGAGGCCGACGCCTACCACCGTGCGGTGGTCGACGCGGCCGGGCCGGAGGTGAGGTTCGTCGGCGGCATCTACGACCCCGCCGCCACCGCCGCCCTGCGCTTCCACAGCCTCGGCTACGTGCACGGGCACACGGTCGGCGGGACCAACCCGTCCCTGGTCGAGGCCCTGGGCGCCGGCAACCCGGTGATCGCGCACGACAACGCCTACAACCGCTGGGTGGCGGGCGACGCCGCCCTGTACTTCAGCGCGGCCGAGGACGTCGACGCACGCGTCGAGGAGCTGGTCGGCTCGCCGGGCACCGCCGCCCGGCTCGGCGCCGCCGCCCGGGCCCGGCACGCATCAGAGTTCACCTGGGAGCACGTGGCCGGCCAGTACGAGCAGCTGCTGCTCCCCTACCTCGGCGACGACGCGGTCCCGGCGGTCAGCGTGGGGATGACCGACAGGCACGAGACCGGAGGGATGCCGGTGGTCCAGACCGCAGGGGCAACAGGAAGCGAGCAGTCGTGA
- a CDS encoding CDP-alcohol phosphatidyltransferase family protein, whose amino-acid sequence MTATAPATARGFGPAYAQLRAAQKTSKGAPAYSLYVNRPLGRVLAAAAFQVGLTPNQVTGLSALATFSGIIWLAAGSPTWLTGVGVCLLLVLGYALDSADGQLARLRGGGSPAGEWLDHMFDAAKNAMLHLAVLVIAFRHFDLALGWLLVPIGFTVVTAVMFFGMLLNDFLARVHRAQHDLPAPPKEGSTPLRTLMKIPADYGVLCLVFLALGAPLVFSTLYALLGLGTLGYLALALPKWFRDVKALDVPAGRVSA is encoded by the coding sequence GTGACGGCCACCGCTCCCGCGACGGCCCGGGGCTTCGGCCCCGCCTACGCCCAGCTGCGGGCCGCGCAGAAGACCTCCAAGGGCGCGCCGGCCTACTCGCTCTACGTGAACCGGCCGCTGGGCCGGGTGCTGGCCGCCGCCGCCTTCCAGGTGGGGCTGACCCCCAACCAGGTCACCGGCCTCAGCGCGCTGGCCACCTTCAGCGGCATCATCTGGCTCGCGGCCGGCTCGCCCACCTGGCTGACCGGGGTGGGCGTCTGCCTGCTGCTGGTGCTGGGCTACGCGCTCGACTCCGCCGACGGCCAGCTGGCCCGGCTGCGCGGGGGCGGCAGCCCCGCCGGCGAGTGGCTGGACCACATGTTCGACGCCGCGAAGAACGCGATGCTGCACCTGGCGGTGCTGGTCATCGCGTTCCGGCACTTCGACCTCGCCCTGGGCTGGCTGCTGGTGCCCATCGGCTTCACCGTGGTCACCGCGGTGATGTTCTTCGGCATGCTGCTCAACGACTTCCTCGCCCGGGTGCACCGCGCGCAGCACGACCTGCCGGCCCCGCCGAAGGAGGGCTCGACGCCGCTCCGGACGCTGATGAAGATCCCCGCCGACTACGGCGTGCTCTGCCTGGTCTTCCTCGCCCTCGGCGCCCCGCTGGTCTTCTCCACGCTCTACGCCCTGCTCGGCCTCGGGACGCTGGGCTACCTGGCCCTGGCGCTGCCCAAGTGGTTCCGCGACGTCAAGGCCCTCGACGTCCCCGCCGGCCGGGTCAGCGCGTGA
- a CDS encoding Gfo/Idh/MocA family protein translates to MIRVGVVGLGKMGLSHLSMFNAHPEVEVAGICDSAGYMLGVLNKYTGLKTYADMDAMLDDAELDAVVISTPSSMHASMVRTALERGVNVFCEKPFCLDPADSAALTALAEEKGLVTQVGYHYRFVGAFAEVKRLLDLGAIGRVTHVLAEAYGPVVLKPQGSTWRSKKALGGGSLYDYAAHPLNLVNWYLGEAARAGGSVLNPVFSRETDDEVFSTLFFDPATPGGTPVTAQLSVNWSDESQRKMTTKVSVWGTEGRISADRQEVQVFLRDGAQVPDGYVPGWNVKYTTELTEEVWFYLRGEEYSAQVDTFITRVIKGETEGVNNFAHAAATDRAIQLMVDDASGVTRVPTTSALAAPAGRTRSGGSLPGAVRARVRSLLQKVGSSR, encoded by the coding sequence GTGATCAGAGTCGGAGTCGTGGGGCTGGGCAAGATGGGCCTCTCCCACCTGTCCATGTTCAACGCGCACCCGGAGGTGGAGGTCGCGGGCATCTGCGACTCCGCCGGCTACATGCTCGGGGTGCTGAACAAGTACACCGGGCTGAAGACCTACGCCGACATGGACGCCATGCTCGACGACGCCGAGCTGGACGCGGTGGTGATCTCCACGCCGTCGAGCATGCACGCCTCGATGGTCCGCACCGCGCTGGAGCGCGGGGTGAACGTCTTCTGCGAGAAGCCGTTCTGCCTCGACCCGGCCGACTCGGCCGCCCTCACCGCGCTGGCGGAGGAGAAGGGCCTGGTCACCCAGGTCGGCTACCACTACCGCTTCGTCGGCGCCTTCGCCGAGGTCAAGCGGCTGCTGGACCTCGGGGCCATCGGCCGGGTGACCCACGTGCTGGCCGAGGCCTACGGGCCCGTCGTGCTGAAGCCGCAGGGCAGCACCTGGCGCAGCAAGAAGGCGCTCGGCGGCGGCAGCCTCTACGACTACGCGGCGCACCCGCTGAACCTGGTGAACTGGTACCTGGGTGAGGCCGCCCGCGCCGGGGGCTCCGTGCTCAACCCGGTGTTCTCCCGCGAGACCGACGACGAGGTGTTCAGCACCCTCTTCTTCGACCCGGCGACGCCGGGTGGCACGCCCGTGACCGCCCAGCTGTCGGTGAACTGGAGCGACGAGTCGCAGCGCAAGATGACCACCAAGGTGTCCGTGTGGGGCACCGAGGGACGGATCTCCGCCGACCGCCAGGAGGTGCAGGTCTTCCTCCGCGACGGCGCCCAGGTGCCCGACGGCTACGTCCCCGGCTGGAACGTCAAGTACACGACCGAGCTGACCGAGGAGGTCTGGTTCTACCTGCGGGGCGAGGAGTACAGCGCGCAGGTCGACACCTTCATCACCCGGGTGATCAAGGGCGAGACCGAGGGCGTCAACAACTTCGCGCACGCCGCGGCGACCGACCGGGCCATCCAGCTCATGGTCGACGACGCCAGCGGTGTGACGCGGGTGCCGACCACCAGCGCCCTCGCGGCCCCCGCCGGCCGCACCCGGTCGGGGGGCTCCCTGCCCGGCGCGGTGCGCGCCCGGGTCCGTTCGCTGCTGCAGAAGGTGGGGTCCAGCCGATGA
- a CDS encoding glycosyltransferase family 4 protein: MSDERISVLIANPSPDVYGSDLQMLESISAMTAQGWRVTVALPRDGELVPRIRARGGEVHFFDFPVLRRANQSAAAFAGMVGSAALAVPRLVALIRALAPSLVYVNTVTLPWWLLAARLTRTPTVCHLHEAENADSALVRRALVAPLRLAHAVIVISESAMTAMVEADPGLAGRARLIYNGVPTPPDQPAPPARDLPLRAVVVGRLSPRKAPHLALEAVGRLRQRGLALEVELAGSAFPGYEWYVEQLEQRAAQDDLAGAVTFSGYCSPIWPALARADLAVAPSLREPFGNAVVEAQMSLRPVVATAALGHLESITDGETGLLVPAEDVDAMAGAIQRLVEDADLAGELAAAARTNALARFTTERYNAEVVALVRELTTGVEVAR; the protein is encoded by the coding sequence ATGAGTGACGAGCGCATCAGTGTGCTCATCGCCAACCCGTCCCCAGACGTCTACGGTTCCGACCTGCAGATGCTGGAGAGCATCTCGGCGATGACGGCCCAGGGCTGGCGGGTGACCGTCGCCCTCCCCCGGGACGGCGAGCTGGTCCCCCGGATCCGGGCCCGCGGCGGTGAGGTCCACTTCTTCGACTTCCCGGTGCTGCGCCGCGCCAACCAGTCGGCGGCCGCCTTCGCCGGCATGGTCGGCTCGGCCGCCCTCGCCGTGCCCCGCCTGGTCGCGCTCATCCGCGCCCTGGCGCCGTCCCTGGTCTACGTCAACACCGTCACCCTCCCGTGGTGGCTGCTGGCCGCGCGGCTGACGCGCACGCCCACCGTCTGCCACCTCCACGAGGCCGAGAACGCCGACTCGGCCCTCGTCCGCCGGGCGCTCGTCGCGCCGCTGCGCCTGGCGCACGCCGTCATCGTGATCAGCGAGTCGGCCATGACCGCGATGGTGGAGGCCGACCCCGGGCTGGCCGGGCGCGCCCGGCTGATCTACAACGGCGTCCCCACCCCGCCCGACCAGCCGGCACCCCCCGCCCGCGACCTGCCGTTGCGCGCCGTCGTCGTCGGCCGGCTCTCCCCCCGCAAGGCGCCGCACCTGGCGCTCGAGGCGGTCGGCCGGCTCCGGCAGCGGGGCCTGGCGCTCGAGGTCGAGCTGGCAGGCTCCGCCTTCCCCGGCTACGAGTGGTACGTCGAGCAGCTGGAGCAGCGCGCCGCGCAGGATGACCTCGCCGGTGCCGTCACCTTCTCGGGCTACTGCTCGCCCATCTGGCCGGCGCTGGCGCGGGCCGACCTCGCCGTCGCGCCCTCGCTGCGGGAGCCGTTCGGGAACGCCGTCGTCGAGGCCCAGATGTCGCTGCGACCCGTCGTCGCCACCGCCGCGCTGGGCCACCTGGAGAGCATCACCGACGGCGAGACCGGCCTGCTCGTGCCCGCCGAGGACGTCGACGCCATGGCCGGCGCGATCCAGCGGCTCGTCGAGGACGCCGACCTGGCTGGTGAGCTCGCGGCCGCCGCCCGGACCAACGCGCTGGCCCGCTTCACCACCGAGCGCTACAACGCCGAGGTGGTCGCGCTCGTCCGCGAGCTCACCACCGGCGTCGAGGTCGCCCGGTGA
- the idi gene encoding isopentenyl-diphosphate Delta-isomerase, with protein MTVTEESVVLVSPAGEPIGQRLKSEVHDAETPLHLAFSLYLFDADDRLLLTRRALGKRTWPGVWTNTCCGHPAPGEAVEDAVRRRVGEELGLVLGDLECVLPDFAYTATDASGVVENEICPVYRARTLHPATDPLPNPAEVMDWKWGAWDDVVRAAEATPFVFSPWSVLQVERLAVAG; from the coding sequence ATGACGGTGACCGAGGAGTCGGTGGTGCTGGTCAGCCCCGCCGGCGAGCCCATCGGGCAGCGCCTCAAGTCCGAGGTGCACGACGCCGAGACGCCGCTGCACCTGGCCTTCTCGCTCTACCTCTTCGACGCCGACGACCGGCTGCTGCTCACGCGGCGGGCCCTCGGCAAGCGAACCTGGCCGGGCGTGTGGACCAACACCTGCTGCGGGCACCCGGCCCCCGGCGAGGCGGTGGAGGACGCGGTCCGCCGGCGGGTCGGCGAGGAGCTCGGGCTGGTGCTCGGCGACCTCGAGTGCGTCCTGCCCGACTTCGCCTACACGGCCACCGACGCCAGCGGCGTCGTGGAGAACGAGATCTGCCCCGTCTACCGGGCGCGGACCCTGCATCCGGCCACGGACCCGCTGCCGAACCCTGCCGAGGTCATGGACTGGAAGTGGGGGGCATGGGACGACGTGGTGCGTGCGGCGGAGGCGACCCCGTTCGTCTTCAGCCCCTGGTCGGTGCTGCAGGTCGAGCGGCTGGCGGTGGCCGGATGA
- a CDS encoding polyprenyl synthetase family protein: MSSQLSPAQRPGRRRGASAVVALPSRRAGELNEEFLARVDSRMAEVVDDLERVWTDELSTPGAVVDILSDRDLPELLRGLVGTGGKRIRPSMCLWGWVVAGGRRDDHGADDVLQVATALELLHIFALIHDDVMDESASRRGQPSVHTLAAQLHLHSGGRGSAARFGDSIAVLVGDLAHAEADHLVSHLPPALRAIWRVLVVELVRGQSRDLTGSAAGRRDLAHARQVAQAKSGCYTVWRPLQLGATAAGAGPGTLDVLATYGAEVGEAFALRDDLLGVWGDPARTGKPAGDDLLSGKPTVILSLAHELLQGPARDVLERVGTPELSPADVVFLQDALRAGGVVDAVESRISAHVHAAVAALAADGLDPQGVAGLTQMAHRIAWRDR, translated from the coding sequence GTGAGCTCCCAGCTCTCGCCCGCCCAGCGCCCCGGCCGTCGTCGCGGTGCGTCCGCGGTGGTCGCCCTGCCCTCCCGGCGCGCCGGCGAGCTGAACGAGGAGTTCCTCGCCCGCGTCGACAGCCGGATGGCCGAGGTCGTCGACGACCTCGAGCGCGTCTGGACCGACGAGCTGTCCACCCCGGGCGCGGTCGTCGACATCCTCAGCGACCGCGACCTGCCCGAGCTGCTCCGGGGCCTGGTGGGCACCGGCGGCAAGCGGATCCGGCCCAGCATGTGCCTGTGGGGCTGGGTGGTGGCCGGCGGCCGGCGGGACGACCACGGGGCCGACGACGTGCTCCAGGTCGCCACCGCCCTCGAGCTGCTGCACATCTTCGCGCTCATCCACGACGACGTGATGGACGAGTCGGCCTCCCGCCGCGGCCAGCCGTCGGTGCACACCCTGGCCGCCCAGCTGCACCTGCACAGCGGCGGCCGCGGCAGTGCCGCGCGGTTCGGCGACAGCATCGCCGTGCTGGTCGGCGACCTGGCCCACGCCGAGGCCGACCACCTGGTCAGCCACCTGCCGCCCGCGCTGCGGGCGATCTGGCGGGTGCTGGTGGTCGAGCTGGTCCGCGGGCAGAGCCGCGACCTGACCGGCAGCGCCGCCGGCCGGCGCGACCTCGCGCACGCCCGGCAGGTCGCGCAGGCCAAGTCCGGCTGCTACACCGTCTGGCGGCCGCTGCAGCTGGGGGCGACCGCCGCCGGTGCGGGCCCCGGCACCCTCGACGTGCTGGCCACCTACGGCGCCGAGGTCGGCGAGGCCTTCGCGCTGCGCGACGACCTGCTCGGGGTCTGGGGCGACCCGGCCCGCACCGGCAAGCCGGCCGGCGACGACCTGCTGTCCGGCAAGCCGACGGTGATCCTCTCCCTCGCCCACGAGCTGCTCCAGGGTCCCGCCCGCGACGTGCTGGAGCGGGTCGGCACCCCGGAGCTCAGCCCGGCCGACGTCGTGTTCCTGCAGGACGCGCTCCGGGCCGGTGGCGTGGTCGACGCCGTGGAGTCACGGATCAGCGCCCACGTCCACGCCGCCGTGGCCGCGCTGGCCGCCGACGGCCTGGACCCCCAGGGCGTCGCCGGCCTCACCCAGATGGCCCACCGCATCGCCTGGCGCGACCGGTGA
- the crtI gene encoding phytoene desaturase family protein gives MSSVVVIGAGLAGLSTACHLSGRGHDVTVVEREDIPGGRNGLLHRDGFTFDTGPSVLTMPDLIADVLRAAGSDLSALGPLKRLDPAYRAVYADGSTIMVRGDREAMRQEIADTCGSVDAAAFEGFVEWLRKLYVVEMPNFIDTNFDSPLGLLKNPRAAAKLLQLGAFRRLGPAVRSHFRDPRLHRIFSFQAMYAGLAPEKALALYAVITYMDSIEGVYFPEGGMHAVPLALAQAAEKAGAQFRYGESVEAVLRSPTGRVAGVRLAGGEAVRADAVVCTLDTPVAYEHLLPELTPPRAARPGRGDYSPSAVVWHVGARGVPAAPVAHHNIHFGEQWDTAFDALLDRGELMPDPSRMVTIASLDAPGAAPEGCSSLFVLEPVPNLSGGKIDWAQEAPAMRDRLHGFLGAHGYPDDVVTEELVDPVAWQRQGMAAGTPFALAHTFPQTGPFRPPNVEKRVPGFFFAGSGTVPGVGVPMVLISGKLAAQRVSDYLPGPAR, from the coding sequence ATGAGCTCCGTCGTCGTGATCGGGGCCGGGCTCGCCGGCCTGTCCACCGCCTGCCACCTCTCCGGCCGCGGCCACGACGTGACCGTCGTGGAGCGCGAGGACATCCCCGGCGGCCGCAACGGGCTGCTGCACCGGGACGGCTTCACCTTCGACACCGGTCCCAGCGTGCTGACCATGCCCGACCTGATCGCGGACGTGCTCCGCGCCGCGGGCAGCGACCTGTCGGCGCTCGGCCCGCTCAAGCGGCTCGACCCGGCCTACCGCGCCGTCTACGCCGACGGCAGCACGATCATGGTCCGCGGCGACCGCGAGGCGATGCGGCAGGAGATCGCCGACACCTGCGGCAGCGTCGACGCGGCCGCCTTCGAGGGCTTCGTGGAGTGGCTGCGGAAGCTCTACGTCGTCGAGATGCCGAACTTCATCGACACCAACTTCGACTCCCCGCTGGGGCTGCTGAAGAACCCCCGCGCCGCGGCGAAGCTGCTGCAGCTGGGCGCCTTCCGGCGGCTGGGCCCGGCGGTCCGCTCCCACTTCCGCGACCCGCGGCTGCACCGGATCTTCAGCTTCCAGGCGATGTACGCGGGGCTGGCGCCGGAGAAGGCGCTCGCCCTCTACGCCGTCATCACCTACATGGACAGCATCGAGGGGGTCTACTTCCCCGAGGGCGGCATGCACGCCGTGCCACTGGCGCTGGCCCAGGCCGCGGAGAAGGCCGGGGCGCAGTTCCGCTACGGCGAGTCCGTCGAGGCCGTGCTCCGCTCCCCCACGGGCCGGGTGGCCGGGGTCCGGCTCGCCGGCGGTGAGGCCGTCCGGGCCGACGCCGTGGTCTGCACCCTCGACACCCCGGTGGCCTACGAGCATCTGCTGCCCGAGCTGACCCCGCCCCGGGCCGCGCGTCCCGGCAGGGGCGACTACTCCCCCTCCGCCGTCGTCTGGCACGTCGGCGCGCGCGGGGTCCCCGCCGCCCCCGTCGCCCACCACAACATCCACTTCGGCGAGCAGTGGGACACCGCGTTCGACGCCCTGCTGGACCGGGGTGAGCTGATGCCCGACCCGTCGCGGATGGTCACCATCGCCTCCCTCGACGCGCCCGGCGCGGCACCCGAGGGCTGCTCCTCGCTGTTCGTGCTGGAGCCCGTGCCCAACCTGTCGGGCGGCAAGATCGACTGGGCGCAGGAGGCGCCGGCGATGCGCGACCGGCTGCACGGCTTCCTCGGCGCCCACGGCTACCCCGACGACGTGGTCACCGAGGAGCTCGTCGACCCGGTCGCCTGGCAGCGCCAGGGGATGGCGGCCGGCACCCCGTTCGCGCTCGCCCACACGTTCCCGCAGACCGGCCCGTTCCGGCCGCCCAACGTCGAGAAGCGCGTTCCCGGGTTCTTCTTCGCCGGCTCGGGCACGGTGCCCGGCGTCGGGGTCCCGATGGTGCTGATCTCGGGCAAGCTGGCCGCCCAGCGGGTCAGCGACTACCTGCCGGGACCGGCACGGTGA
- a CDS encoding adenylyltransferase/cytidyltransferase family protein yields MTGPVVGYVPGAWDMFHVGHLNILVRAREHCDRLVVGAVTDEALHAAKAKYPVVPLAERLEVVEALDIVDEVTTDFSSDKLEVWSRVRFDVLFKGDDWRGTAKGDKLEADMATVGVKVHYFPYTVHTSSTLLRSLLSER; encoded by the coding sequence GTGACCGGCCCCGTCGTCGGCTACGTGCCCGGCGCGTGGGACATGTTCCACGTCGGCCACCTCAACATCCTGGTGCGGGCACGCGAGCACTGCGACCGGCTGGTCGTCGGGGCCGTCACCGACGAGGCGCTGCACGCCGCGAAGGCGAAGTACCCCGTGGTGCCGCTGGCCGAGCGGCTCGAGGTCGTCGAGGCGCTGGACATCGTGGACGAGGTGACCACCGACTTCTCCTCGGACAAGCTCGAGGTCTGGTCGCGGGTCCGCTTCGACGTGCTGTTCAAGGGCGACGACTGGCGGGGCACGGCGAAGGGCGACAAGCTCGAGGCCGACATGGCCACCGTCGGGGTGAAGGTGCACTACTTCCCCTACACGGTGCACACCTCGAGCACGCTGCTGCGGTCGCTGCTCTCCGAGCGCTGA
- a CDS encoding phytoene/squalene synthase family protein → MSRTVQPAGQAGREALLQEGYRRAAGLTWRYGTTYYWGAALLPKARRRHVHAVYALCRLADDIVDDQAVVDRGDTVATGAALEAFADRFRTAVTAEEAGDPTGDDPVMAAVAATVVACGIDRECFDRFFGAMAMDLTTSRYETWDDLCGYMEGSAAVIGEMMLPVLEPTSPMAQEPARALGLAFQLTNFLRDVDEDLDRGRVYVPQEDLRRFGVDLTAADGSGRRATPQWRAFLAFQIARNRELYALADTGIALLPGRSARCVGAARVLYSQILERIEAADYDVFSTRARVPTWRKATTAARIMVAGPPTPPVRTALPGPGRTADHVAPYPR, encoded by the coding sequence GTGAGCCGCACCGTCCAGCCCGCCGGCCAGGCGGGCCGCGAGGCCCTGCTGCAGGAGGGCTATCGGCGGGCCGCCGGCCTCACCTGGCGCTACGGCACCACCTACTACTGGGGCGCGGCGCTGCTGCCCAAGGCCCGCCGCCGGCACGTGCACGCGGTCTACGCCCTGTGCCGGCTGGCCGACGACATCGTCGACGACCAGGCCGTCGTCGACCGCGGCGACACCGTCGCCACCGGCGCCGCGCTGGAGGCGTTCGCCGACCGCTTCCGGACCGCCGTCACCGCCGAGGAGGCCGGTGACCCGACCGGCGACGACCCGGTGATGGCCGCCGTCGCCGCCACCGTCGTCGCCTGCGGCATCGACCGCGAGTGCTTCGACCGCTTCTTCGGCGCGATGGCGATGGACCTGACCACGAGCCGCTACGAGACCTGGGACGACCTCTGCGGCTACATGGAGGGCTCCGCCGCCGTCATCGGGGAGATGATGCTGCCGGTCCTGGAGCCCACCAGCCCGATGGCGCAGGAGCCCGCCCGCGCGCTCGGGCTGGCCTTCCAGCTGACGAACTTCCTGCGCGACGTCGACGAGGACCTCGACCGCGGCCGGGTCTACGTGCCGCAGGAGGACCTGCGGCGCTTCGGCGTCGACCTCACCGCCGCCGACGGCTCCGGGCGCCGGGCGACGCCGCAGTGGCGCGCCTTCCTCGCCTTCCAGATCGCCCGCAACCGCGAGCTGTACGCGCTGGCCGACACCGGCATCGCGCTGCTGCCCGGTCGCTCGGCCCGCTGCGTCGGCGCGGCCCGCGTCCTCTACAGCCAGATCCTCGAACGCATCGAGGCCGCCGACTACGACGTCTTCAGCACCCGCGCCCGGGTGCCCACCTGGCGCAAGGCCACCACCGCGGCCCGCATCATGGTGGCGGGGCCGCCGACGCCGCCCGTCCGCACCGCTCTCCCGGGACCAGGAAGGACCGCCGACCATGTCGCTCCGTACCCCCGCTGA